A window of the Kosakonia radicincitans DSM 16656 genome harbors these coding sequences:
- the metH gene encoding methionine synthase gives MSSKVEQLQQQLNERILVLDGGMGTMIQSYRLSEQDFRGERFADWPCDLKGNNDLLVLSKPDVITAIHDAYFAAGADIIETNTFNSTTIAMADYQMESLSAEINFAAAKLARACADKWTAQTPEKPRYVAGVLGPTNRTASISPDVNDPAFRNISFDQLVEAYRESTKALVEGGADLILIETVFDTLNAKAAIFAVKEEFDALGIELPIMISGTITDASGRTLSGQTTEAFYNSLRHADALTFGLNCALGPDELRQYVQELSRIAECYVTAHPNAGLPNAFGEYDLDAATMATQIREWAEAGFLNIVGGCCGTTPEHIAAMSNAVAGLPPRKLPEIPVACRLSGLEPLNIGDDSLFVNVGERTNVTGSAKFKRLIKEEKYSEALDVARQQVESGAQIIDINMDEGMLDAEAAMVRFLNLIAGEPDIARVPIMIDSSKWEVIEKGLKCIQGKGIVNSISMKEGVEPFIHHAKRVRRYGAAVVVMAFDEVGQADTRARKIEICRRAYKILTEEVGFPPEDIIFDPNIFAVATGIEEHNNYAQDFIGACEDIKRELPHALISGGVSNVSFSFRGNDPVREAIHAVFLYYAIRNGMDMGIVNAGQLAIYDDLPAELRDGVEDVILNRRDDATERMLDLAEKYRGSKGADDGAQAQLAEWRSWDVKKRLEYSLVKGITEFIEQDTEEARQQAARPIEVIEGPLMDGMNVVGDLFGEGKMFLPQVVKSARVMKQAVAYLEPYIEASKEQGKSNGKMVIATVKGDVHDIGKNIVGVVLQCNNYEIIDLGVMVPADKILKTAREVNADLIGLSGLITPSLDEMVNVAKEMERQGFTIPLLIGGATTSKAHTAVKIEQNYSGPTVYVQNASRTVGVVSSLLSDTQHDAFVARTRKEYETVRIQHARKKPRTPPVTLQVARENDLAFDWASYTPPVAHRLGVQEVTASIETLRNYIDWTPFFMTWSLAGKYPRILEDEVVGEEAKRLFKDANEMLDMLGAQKRLNPRGVVGLFPANRVGDDIEIYRDETRTQVLTVGCHLRQQTEKTGFANYCLADFVAPKQSGKADYIGAFAVTGGLEEDALAEAYDAAHDDYNKIMVKAVADRLAEAFAEYLHERVRKVYWGYAPNENLSNEELIRENYQGIRPAPGYPACPEHTEKGTIWQLLDVEKHTGMKLTESYAMWPGASVSGWYFSHPDSKYFAVAQIQRDQVEDYARRKGMSVSEVERWLSSNLGYDAD, from the coding sequence GTGAGCAGCAAAGTTGAACAACTGCAACAGCAGTTAAATGAACGCATTCTGGTTCTGGACGGTGGTATGGGTACCATGATCCAGAGCTACCGTCTGAGTGAGCAGGATTTTCGCGGTGAGCGCTTTGCCGACTGGCCCTGCGATCTGAAAGGAAACAATGACTTGCTGGTGCTCAGCAAGCCGGACGTGATAACCGCTATCCATGACGCCTATTTTGCGGCGGGTGCGGATATCATCGAAACCAACACCTTTAACTCGACGACCATCGCGATGGCGGATTACCAGATGGAGTCCCTGTCGGCGGAAATCAACTTTGCCGCAGCGAAACTGGCCCGCGCCTGCGCCGATAAATGGACCGCGCAAACGCCGGAAAAACCGCGTTACGTGGCCGGGGTGCTTGGCCCGACTAACCGAACCGCCTCCATTTCCCCGGATGTCAACGATCCGGCGTTTCGTAATATCTCCTTCGATCAGCTGGTGGAGGCCTACCGCGAATCAACCAAAGCGCTGGTGGAAGGCGGTGCTGATCTGATCCTGATCGAAACGGTGTTTGATACGCTCAACGCCAAAGCGGCGATCTTTGCCGTTAAAGAAGAGTTTGATGCGCTGGGTATTGAGCTGCCGATCATGATTTCCGGCACCATTACCGATGCGTCCGGGCGTACGCTCTCCGGCCAGACGACCGAGGCATTTTACAATTCGCTGCGCCATGCCGATGCGCTCACTTTCGGCCTTAACTGCGCGCTGGGGCCAGACGAGCTGCGCCAGTACGTGCAGGAACTGTCGCGCATTGCCGAATGCTACGTTACCGCGCACCCGAACGCCGGTCTGCCGAACGCCTTTGGCGAGTACGACCTCGATGCCGCCACCATGGCGACGCAGATCCGCGAGTGGGCGGAGGCCGGGTTCCTGAATATCGTCGGCGGTTGTTGCGGCACCACGCCGGAACATATCGCTGCCATGAGCAACGCTGTTGCCGGGCTGCCGCCGCGTAAACTGCCGGAAATCCCGGTGGCCTGCCGTCTCTCCGGGCTTGAGCCGCTGAATATCGGTGACGACAGCCTGTTTGTGAACGTCGGCGAACGGACTAACGTTACCGGCTCCGCCAAATTCAAGCGCCTGATCAAAGAAGAGAAGTACAGCGAAGCGCTGGACGTGGCGCGCCAGCAGGTGGAAAGCGGCGCGCAGATCATCGATATCAACATGGATGAGGGGATGCTCGACGCCGAAGCGGCGATGGTGCGTTTCCTCAATCTGATTGCCGGTGAACCGGACATCGCCCGTGTACCGATCATGATTGACTCCTCGAAGTGGGAGGTAATTGAAAAAGGGCTGAAATGTATCCAGGGCAAAGGCATTGTTAACTCCATCTCCATGAAAGAGGGGGTTGAGCCGTTTATCCATCATGCGAAACGCGTGCGCCGCTACGGTGCGGCGGTGGTGGTGATGGCCTTTGATGAAGTGGGCCAGGCGGATACCCGCGCGCGCAAAATCGAGATTTGCCGCCGTGCCTATAAAATTCTCACCGAAGAGGTAGGATTCCCGCCGGAAGACATTATTTTCGACCCGAATATCTTCGCGGTGGCGACCGGGATTGAAGAGCATAACAACTATGCGCAGGACTTTATCGGCGCCTGTGAGGATATCAAACGCGAGCTGCCGCATGCGCTGATCTCCGGCGGCGTGTCGAACGTCTCCTTCTCCTTCCGCGGTAACGATCCGGTGCGTGAGGCGATTCACGCCGTCTTCCTTTATTACGCTATTCGCAACGGCATGGACATGGGGATCGTAAACGCCGGTCAGTTGGCGATTTATGACGATCTGCCCGCCGAACTGCGCGATGGCGTTGAGGATGTGATTCTTAACCGTCGTGATGATGCCACGGAGCGCATGCTGGATCTGGCTGAGAAATATCGCGGCAGTAAAGGCGCGGATGATGGTGCGCAGGCGCAACTGGCCGAATGGCGTAGCTGGGATGTGAAAAAGCGCCTCGAATATTCGCTGGTGAAAGGTATTACCGAATTTATTGAGCAGGACACCGAAGAAGCCCGCCAGCAAGCCGCTCGCCCGATCGAGGTGATCGAAGGGCCGCTGATGGACGGTATGAACGTGGTCGGCGATCTGTTCGGCGAAGGTAAGATGTTCCTGCCGCAGGTCGTGAAATCTGCCCGCGTAATGAAACAGGCGGTTGCTTACCTGGAGCCGTATATCGAAGCCAGCAAAGAACAGGGCAAAAGCAACGGCAAGATGGTGATCGCCACCGTGAAAGGCGATGTACACGATATCGGCAAAAACATCGTGGGCGTGGTGTTGCAGTGCAATAACTACGAAATCATCGATCTCGGCGTGATGGTGCCAGCCGACAAAATCCTGAAAACTGCGCGTGAAGTGAATGCTGACCTGATTGGCCTTTCCGGGCTGATTACGCCGTCGCTCGATGAGATGGTCAACGTGGCTAAAGAGATGGAGCGCCAGGGGTTTACCATTCCGCTGCTGATTGGCGGCGCGACTACCTCGAAAGCGCACACGGCGGTGAAAATCGAGCAGAACTACAGCGGGCCGACGGTCTATGTGCAGAACGCCTCGCGTACCGTCGGCGTCGTGTCGTCGCTGCTGTCGGACACGCAGCACGATGCGTTTGTCGCCCGTACCCGCAAAGAGTATGAAACGGTGCGCATTCAGCACGCGCGCAAAAAACCGCGCACGCCGCCAGTGACCTTGCAGGTCGCACGGGAAAACGATCTGGCTTTCGATTGGGCCAGTTACACACCGCCGGTGGCGCATCGCCTTGGAGTACAGGAAGTCACGGCCAGCATCGAGACGCTGCGCAACTATATCGACTGGACGCCGTTCTTTATGACCTGGTCGCTGGCGGGCAAGTATCCGCGCATTCTGGAAGATGAAGTGGTGGGCGAAGAGGCGAAGCGTCTGTTTAAGGATGCGAACGAGATGCTCGATATGCTGGGCGCGCAAAAACGGCTTAATCCGCGCGGTGTGGTTGGGCTGTTTCCGGCAAACCGCGTCGGCGATGACATCGAAATCTACCGTGACGAAACCCGCACGCAGGTGCTGACGGTCGGTTGCCATCTGCGTCAGCAGACCGAAAAAACCGGTTTCGCCAACTACTGTCTGGCCGATTTTGTCGCGCCAAAACAGAGCGGAAAAGCGGACTACATCGGCGCTTTTGCCGTGACCGGCGGGCTGGAAGAAGATGCGCTGGCGGAGGCTTACGATGCTGCACACGATGATTACAACAAAATCATGGTGAAAGCGGTGGCTGACCGTCTTGCAGAGGCGTTTGCCGAATACCTGCATGAGCGGGTACGTAAAGTGTACTGGGGCTATGCGCCAAACGAAAACCTCAGCAACGAAGAGCTGATCCGCGAGAACTACCAGGGGATTCGCCCCGCGCCGGGCTACCCTGCGTGCCCGGAGCACACCGAAAAAGGCACCATCTGGCAGTTACTGGATGTGGAAAAACATACCGGTATGAAGCTGACAGAATCTTACGCCATGTGGCCGGGCGCCTCGGTTTCCGGCTGGTATTTCAGCCATCCGGACAGCAAGTATTTCGCCGTCGCGCAAATTCAGCGCGATCAGGTGGAAGATTATGCGCGGCGTAAAGGTATGTCCGTGTCAGAGGTTGAGCGCTGGTTGTCCTCGAATTTAGGTTACGACGCAGACTAA
- the iclR gene encoding glyoxylate bypass operon transcriptional repressor IclR, which produces MVASVPAKRGRKATAPAAPAGGQVQSLTRGLKLLEWIAESHGSVALTELAQQAGLPNSTTHRLLTTMQQLGFVRQVGELGHWAVGAHAFIVGSSFLQSRNLMAIVHPILRKLMEESGETVNLAVLDKSDHQAIIIDQVQCTQLMRMSAPIGGKLPMHASGAGKAFLARLDDEQVGNLLHRQGLHAYTHATLVSPVHLKEDLAQTRKRGYSFDDEEHALGLRCVATCIYDEHGEPFAAISISGPISRMTDDRVTELGAMVIRGAKEVTLAYGGMR; this is translated from the coding sequence ATGGTCGCTTCCGTTCCCGCAAAACGTGGCAGAAAAGCCACCGCGCCAGCCGCTCCGGCCGGCGGACAAGTCCAGTCATTGACCCGTGGCCTGAAACTGCTGGAATGGATCGCTGAATCCCACGGCAGCGTCGCGCTGACGGAGCTGGCGCAACAGGCCGGTTTGCCCAATTCCACCACCCATCGACTGCTTACTACCATGCAGCAACTGGGCTTTGTCCGTCAGGTTGGCGAACTGGGCCACTGGGCGGTCGGCGCGCATGCTTTTATTGTCGGCAGTAGCTTTCTGCAAAGCCGTAACCTGATGGCGATTGTGCATCCTATCCTGCGTAAACTGATGGAAGAATCCGGTGAGACGGTCAATCTTGCCGTGCTGGATAAAAGCGATCATCAGGCCATTATTATCGATCAGGTGCAGTGTACCCAGTTAATGCGGATGTCCGCACCCATTGGCGGCAAACTGCCGATGCACGCTTCCGGCGCAGGTAAAGCCTTTTTAGCACGGCTGGATGATGAGCAGGTCGGTAATCTGCTGCACCGCCAGGGTCTGCACGCTTATACTCACGCGACGCTGGTTTCGCCAGTGCATCTGAAAGAGGATCTCGCCCAGACGCGCAAGCGCGGCTACTCTTTTGACGATGAAGAACATGCGCTGGGTCTGCGCTGCGTTGCCACCTGTATTTATGATGAACACGGCGAGCCATTCGCGGCGATCTCTATCTCCGGGCCAATATCGCGGATGACTGACGACCGCGTGACCGAACTGGGCGCAATGGTCATTCGCGGCGCAAAAGAGGTAACGCTGGCCTACGGCGGAATGCGTTAA
- the aceK gene encoding bifunctional isocitrate dehydrogenase kinase/phosphatase — MSRGLELLIAQTILQGFDAQYGRFLEVTSGAQQRFEQADWQAVQQAMKQRIHLYDHHVGLVVEQLRCITDSQRPDAAFLLRVKEHYTRLLPDYPRFEIAESFFNSVYCRLFDHRSLTPERLFIFSSQPERRFRTIPRPLAKDFWPERGWEALLSKVLTDLPLRLPWQDKTRDIGYITAHLQEAFGHEVLAKSHLQVANELFYRNKAAWLVGKLVTPQATLPFLLPIHRTDEGELFVDTCLTTPAEASIVFGFARSYFMVYAPLPAATVEWLREILPGKTTAELYMAIGCQKHGKTESYREYLNYIRASNEQFIEAPGIRGMVMLVFTLPGFDRVFKVIKDVFPPQKEMSAAHVRACYQLVKEHDRVGRMADTQEFENFVLEKRQISPALMALLLEQAPGKITDLGDSIAISHLYIERRMVPLNIWFEQVKGQQLRDAVEEYGNAIRQLAAANIFPGDMLFKNFGVTRHGRVVFYDYDEICYMTEVNFRDIPPPRYPEDELSAEPWYSVAPGDVFPQEFRHWLCADPEIGPLFEEMHADLLRADYWRGLQERIRQGHVEDVYAYRKRQRFSIRFGTGALRQAG; from the coding sequence ATGTCGCGTGGCCTGGAACTACTGATTGCACAAACCATTCTGCAGGGCTTCGATGCGCAATATGGGCGCTTCCTGGAGGTCACATCCGGCGCCCAGCAGCGTTTTGAACAGGCGGACTGGCAGGCTGTGCAGCAGGCGATGAAGCAGCGTATTCATCTTTACGACCATCATGTTGGCCTGGTGGTGGAGCAGTTACGCTGCATCACCGACAGCCAAAGGCCCGACGCGGCGTTTCTGCTGCGGGTTAAAGAGCATTACACCCGACTGCTGCCGGATTACCCTCGCTTTGAGATTGCCGAAAGTTTTTTCAATTCGGTCTACTGCCGCCTGTTTGATCATCGCTCATTAACGCCGGAACGCTTATTTATCTTTAGCTCGCAGCCGGAGCGCCGCTTTCGCACCATCCCGCGCCCGCTGGCGAAAGATTTTTGGCCGGAACGCGGCTGGGAGGCGTTACTCAGTAAAGTGCTGACGGATTTACCGCTGCGTCTGCCGTGGCAGGATAAAACGCGCGACATCGGTTATATCACAGCGCATTTGCAGGAGGCTTTCGGCCACGAAGTGCTGGCGAAATCGCATCTGCAAGTGGCAAATGAACTGTTTTATCGCAATAAGGCAGCCTGGCTGGTTGGCAAGCTCGTTACGCCGCAGGCAACGTTGCCCTTTTTACTGCCGATCCACCGCACGGATGAAGGCGAGCTGTTCGTCGATACCTGTCTGACCACACCTGCTGAAGCCAGCATCGTGTTTGGCTTTGCCCGCTCCTATTTTATGGTTTATGCGCCGCTGCCCGCCGCGACGGTGGAGTGGCTGCGGGAGATCCTGCCGGGCAAAACCACCGCCGAGCTGTATATGGCGATTGGCTGCCAGAAGCACGGCAAAACCGAAAGTTATCGCGAATACCTGAACTACATCCGCGCCAGCAATGAGCAGTTTATTGAAGCGCCGGGCATTCGCGGCATGGTGATGCTGGTCTTTACGCTGCCGGGGTTTGACCGGGTATTTAAAGTGATCAAAGACGTCTTTCCTCCGCAAAAAGAGATGAGCGCGGCGCATGTTCGCGCTTGTTACCAGTTGGTCAAAGAGCACGATCGCGTCGGGCGCATGGCCGATACGCAGGAATTTGAAAACTTCGTGCTGGAAAAAAGGCAAATTTCACCAGCGCTGATGGCGTTACTGCTGGAACAGGCGCCGGGCAAAATTACCGATCTCGGCGACAGTATCGCCATCAGCCATCTCTACATTGAGCGGCGCATGGTGCCGCTGAACATCTGGTTTGAGCAGGTCAAAGGCCAGCAGTTGCGTGATGCGGTGGAAGAGTACGGCAACGCAATCCGTCAGCTTGCCGCCGCTAATATTTTCCCCGGCGATATGTTGTTCAAGAACTTTGGCGTCACCCGTCATGGCCGCGTCGTGTTCTATGACTACGATGAAATTTGCTATATGACCGAGGTGAATTTCCGCGATATTCCGCCGCCGCGTTACCCGGAAGATGAGTTGAGCGCTGAACCCTGGTACAGCGTGGCGCCCGGCGATGTTTTTCCGCAGGAGTTTCGCCACTGGCTGTGCGCCGATCCAGAAATCGGCCCATTGTTTGAGGAGATGCACGCCGATTTATTGCGCGCCGACTACTGGCGAGGGTTACAGGAACGCATCCGACAGGGACATGTGGAAGATGTCTATGCCTACCGTAAGCGCCAGCGCTTTAGCATACGCTTCGGCACTGGCGCCTTACGGCAGGCGGGCTGA
- the aceA gene encoding isocitrate lyase, whose product MKTRTQQIEELQKEWTQPRWEGIRRPYSAEEVVKLRGSVNPECTLAQLGAAKMWRLLHGESKKGYINSLGALTGGQALQQAKAGIEAIYLSGWQVAADANLASSMYPDQSLYPANSVPSVVERINNTFRRADQIQWASGIEPGDPRFVDYFLPIVADAEAGFGGVLNAFELMKSMIEAGAAAVHFEDQLASVKKCGHMGGKVLVPTQEAVQKLVAARLAADVLGVPTLLVARTDADAADLITSDCDPYDSAFITGERTSEGFYRTNAGVEQAISRGLAYAPYADLVWCETSTPDLKLARRFADAIHAKFPGKLLAYNCSPSFNWKKNLDDNTIARFQQELSDMGYKFQFITLAGIHSMWFNMFDLAHAYAQGEGMKHYVEKVQQPEFAAGKEGYTFVSHQQEVGTGYFDRVTTIIQGGTSSVTALTGSTEEAQF is encoded by the coding sequence ATGAAAACCCGTACCCAACAAATCGAAGAATTACAAAAAGAGTGGACGCAACCGCGCTGGGAAGGCATCCGCCGCCCATACAGCGCGGAAGAGGTGGTGAAATTACGCGGTTCGGTCAACCCGGAATGTACGCTGGCGCAACTGGGCGCGGCCAAAATGTGGCGGCTGCTGCATGGCGAATCGAAAAAGGGTTATATCAATAGCCTTGGCGCGCTGACCGGTGGCCAGGCCTTACAACAGGCGAAAGCGGGGATCGAGGCTATTTATCTCTCCGGCTGGCAAGTCGCCGCAGATGCTAACCTGGCATCCAGCATGTATCCGGATCAATCGCTCTATCCGGCGAACTCGGTGCCATCGGTGGTCGAGCGGATTAACAATACCTTCCGCCGCGCCGATCAGATCCAGTGGGCTTCCGGTATTGAACCGGGCGATCCGCGTTTTGTGGACTATTTCCTGCCAATCGTGGCAGATGCCGAAGCCGGTTTTGGCGGCGTGCTGAATGCTTTTGAACTGATGAAATCGATGATTGAAGCCGGTGCTGCTGCCGTGCACTTTGAAGATCAGCTAGCGTCGGTGAAAAAATGCGGCCATATGGGTGGCAAAGTACTGGTACCGACGCAGGAAGCGGTGCAGAAACTGGTGGCTGCGCGTCTGGCAGCGGATGTGCTGGGTGTTCCAACGCTGTTGGTGGCGCGTACCGATGCGGATGCAGCCGATCTGATCACTTCCGACTGCGATCCCTATGACAGCGCCTTTATTACCGGCGAGCGCACCAGCGAAGGTTTCTACCGCACAAATGCCGGGGTTGAGCAGGCTATCAGCCGCGGGCTGGCTTACGCACCGTATGCCGATTTGGTGTGGTGCGAAACCTCAACGCCAGACCTCAAGCTGGCGCGCCGGTTTGCCGATGCGATCCATGCAAAATTCCCCGGCAAACTGCTGGCTTACAACTGCTCGCCGTCGTTCAACTGGAAAAAGAATCTCGACGACAACACCATCGCCCGCTTCCAGCAGGAGCTGTCGGACATGGGGTACAAATTCCAGTTCATTACCCTCGCCGGTATTCACAGCATGTGGTTCAACATGTTCGACCTGGCGCATGCCTATGCGCAGGGCGAAGGGATGAAACACTACGTCGAGAAGGTGCAGCAGCCGGAATTCGCCGCAGGCAAAGAGGGTTACACCTTCGTTTCTCATCAGCAGGAAGTTGGTACGGGCTACTTCGACAGGGTCACCACCATTATTCAGGGCGGGACCTCATCGGTGACCGCGCTGACAGGCTCGACCGAAGAAGCGCAGTTCTGA
- the aceB gene encoding malate synthase A, whose amino-acid sequence MTQQATTTDELAFTQPYGEQEKQILTPAAVEFLSELVTRFTPKRNQLLAARQRQQQQIDAGTLPGFISETASIRESDWTIRGIPEDLLDRRVEITGPVERKMVINALNANVKVFMADFEDSLAPNWDKVIDGQINLRDAVNGTISYTNEAGKIYQLKPNPAVLVCRVRGLHLPEKHVTWRGEAIPGSLFDFALYFFHNHKNLLAKGSGPYFYLPKTQSWHEAAWWSEVFSYTEDRFNLPRGTIKATLLIETLPAVFQMDEILHALRDHIVGLNCGRWDYIFSYIKTLKNYPDRVLPDRQVVTMDKPFLSAYSRLLIKTCHRRGAFAMGGMAAFIPSKDTERNNWVLNKVKADKELEARNGHDGTWIAHPGLGDTVMDVFNAALGDNKNQLFVSREDDAPITAEQLLAPCEGERTEEGMRANIRVAVQYIEAWISGNGCVPIYGLMEDAATAEISRTSIWQWIHHEKTLSNGKPVTKTLFRQMLAEEMRVIQDELGEHRFSSGRFDDAARLMEQITTSDELIDFLTLPGYRLLA is encoded by the coding sequence ATGACACAACAGGCAACAACAACCGATGAACTGGCCTTTACACAGCCGTACGGCGAGCAGGAGAAGCAGATCCTTACTCCGGCAGCGGTGGAGTTTCTGAGCGAGCTGGTAACGCGCTTTACGCCAAAACGTAATCAGCTACTGGCAGCGCGTCAGCGCCAGCAGCAACAAATTGATGCCGGTACGTTGCCTGGGTTTATTTCGGAAACAGCTTCCATTCGTGAATCCGACTGGACGATTCGCGGAATACCGGAAGATCTGCTCGATCGCCGAGTGGAAATCACCGGGCCGGTGGAGCGCAAAATGGTCATCAATGCGCTGAATGCCAACGTCAAAGTTTTCATGGCGGATTTTGAAGATTCGCTGGCGCCGAACTGGGACAAAGTGATCGATGGGCAGATCAACCTGCGTGATGCGGTCAACGGCACCATCAGCTACACCAATGAAGCTGGCAAGATTTATCAGTTAAAGCCCAATCCAGCGGTTCTGGTTTGCCGTGTGCGCGGCTTACATCTGCCAGAAAAACATGTGACCTGGCGTGGTGAAGCGATCCCCGGCAGTCTGTTCGACTTTGCGCTCTACTTCTTCCATAACCATAAAAACCTGCTTGCCAAAGGCAGCGGCCCCTATTTTTATCTGCCGAAAACCCAGTCCTGGCACGAAGCGGCCTGGTGGAGTGAGGTATTCAGTTATACCGAAGACCGGTTCAATTTGCCGCGCGGCACCATCAAAGCAACGCTGCTGATTGAAACGCTGCCTGCGGTGTTTCAGATGGACGAAATCCTGCACGCGCTGCGCGACCATATTGTCGGGCTGAACTGCGGACGCTGGGATTACATCTTTAGCTATATCAAAACCCTGAAAAACTATCCGGATCGGGTTTTGCCGGATCGCCAGGTGGTCACCATGGATAAGCCTTTCCTCAGCGCCTATTCCCGTCTGTTGATCAAAACCTGTCATCGTCGCGGCGCATTCGCGATGGGCGGCATGGCGGCGTTTATTCCCAGTAAAGATACCGAACGCAACAACTGGGTGCTGAATAAAGTGAAAGCCGACAAAGAACTCGAAGCGCGTAACGGCCACGACGGCACCTGGATTGCTCACCCGGGCCTTGGCGATACGGTGATGGACGTGTTCAACGCCGCCCTCGGCGATAATAAAAACCAGTTGTTTGTCAGCCGTGAAGACGACGCTCCAATCACCGCAGAGCAACTGCTGGCGCCGTGTGAAGGCGAACGCACCGAAGAGGGAATGCGCGCCAATATTCGCGTGGCGGTGCAATACATCGAAGCGTGGATCTCCGGCAATGGCTGTGTGCCGATTTACGGGCTGATGGAAGATGCCGCCACCGCCGAAATCTCCCGCACCTCTATCTGGCAGTGGATCCACCACGAAAAGACGCTCAGCAACGGCAAACCGGTAACCAAAACGCTGTTCCGCCAGATGCTGGCCGAAGAGATGCGGGTTATTCAGGACGAGCTGGGCGAGCACCGATTCAGCAGCGGTCGTTTTGACGACGCCGCGCGCCTGATGGAGCAGATCACCACCTCTGACGAGCTGATCGACTTCCTGACGTTGCCCGGCTATCGCTTACTGGCTTAA
- the metA gene encoding homoserine O-acetyltransferase MetA translates to MPIRVQDELPAVNFLRDENVFVMTTSRATVQEIRPLKVLILNLMPKKIETENQFLRLLSNSPLQVDVRLLRIDSRESRNTPAEHLNTFYCNFDEICHENYDGLIVTGAPLGLVEFNDVAYWPQIEQVLEWAKDHVTSTLFVCWAVQAALNILYGIPKQTRSEKLSGVYEHHILHPHALLTRGFDDVFLAPHSRYADFPAALIRDYTDLEILAETEEGDAYLFASKDKRIAFVTGHPEYDANTLANEYFRDVEAGLSPELPHNYFPKDDPQNKPRASWRSHGNLLFINWLNYYVYQITPYDLRHMNPTLD, encoded by the coding sequence ATGCCGATTCGGGTGCAGGACGAGCTGCCAGCCGTCAATTTCTTGCGTGACGAGAACGTCTTTGTGATGACGACTTCGCGCGCGACAGTTCAGGAGATCCGCCCTCTGAAGGTGTTGATCCTGAACCTGATGCCAAAGAAGATTGAGACGGAAAACCAGTTCCTGCGTCTGCTGTCGAACTCACCGCTACAGGTCGATGTGCGCCTGCTGCGCATCGATTCCCGCGAGTCGCGTAATACGCCAGCTGAGCACCTGAATACCTTTTACTGTAATTTTGATGAAATCTGCCACGAAAACTACGATGGCCTGATTGTTACCGGCGCGCCACTGGGCCTGGTTGAGTTTAACGATGTTGCCTACTGGCCGCAGATCGAGCAGGTACTGGAGTGGGCGAAAGATCACGTTACCTCAACGCTGTTTGTCTGTTGGGCGGTACAGGCCGCCCTCAATATTCTTTATGGCATTCCCAAGCAGACCCGCAGTGAAAAGCTCTCCGGCGTTTATGAACACCACATCCTTCATCCCCATGCGCTGTTGACGCGCGGTTTTGACGATGTATTCCTTGCTCCGCACTCCCGCTATGCAGATTTCCCGGCGGCACTGATCCGCGATTACACCGATCTGGAGATCCTGGCCGAAACAGAAGAGGGCGATGCCTACCTGTTTGCCAGCAAAGATAAACGCATTGCTTTCGTGACCGGCCACCCGGAGTACGACGCCAACACGCTGGCGAATGAATATTTTCGCGATGTGGAAGCGGGCCTCAGTCCTGAGCTGCCGCATAACTACTTCCCGAAAGATGACCCGCAGAATAAACCGCGGGCCTCCTGGCGCAGCCACGGCAATCTGCTGTTCATCAACTGGCTCAACTACTACGTCTACCAGATCACGCCATACGATCTGCGTCACATGAATCCGACGCTGGATTAA
- a CDS encoding YjaA family stress response protein: MIVLYVQLYKNRIVVRNLNTQQQVPGSQTFSNQRILVADFLAAEKLLRSLIQQVAPRSFWHALIPGKGRLKILAHALEMNEGGLSPVEERAILELTFVAAQRKCHAPQVIASQVPLSDQQVLAVLSQPKNSPSQHDKKSKIIS, from the coding sequence ATGATCGTGCTGTACGTTCAGCTTTATAAAAATCGCATAGTTGTACGCAACCTCAATACTCAGCAGCAGGTTCCCGGCAGCCAAACTTTCAGTAACCAGCGGATACTGGTTGCGGATTTCTTAGCCGCTGAGAAACTGCTGCGCTCGCTGATCCAACAGGTTGCGCCCCGTTCGTTCTGGCACGCACTAATTCCTGGAAAAGGGCGCCTTAAAATCCTCGCTCATGCGCTGGAAATGAATGAAGGCGGACTGTCACCGGTCGAAGAGCGAGCGATCCTCGAACTGACTTTTGTCGCCGCACAGCGAAAATGCCATGCCCCACAGGTCATCGCCAGCCAGGTTCCTCTGAGCGATCAGCAGGTGCTGGCTGTACTGAGCCAGCCCAAAAATTCCCCTTCACAGCACGACAAAAAATCTAAAATCATTTCATAG